Proteins from a single region of Verrucomicrobiia bacterium:
- a CDS encoding acetylxylan esterase, with translation MSPRFTVVVALLIGWAGPALGMGPRALPEGQVMEDVRLGPLLDLDGYFPFRVPERREEWAVRSERVRRQILVTLGLWPMPTRFALNPVIHGRRDMGDYTVEKVYFQSAPGFYVTGTLYRPVGKTDRVPGVLAPHGHWANGRFMDQGLATVRREIVAGAERFEEGGRDVIQARCVTLARMGCVVFQYDMPGYADSQQLSMGLTHGFARQRPEMNDPERWGLYSPQAEGHFQSVMGLQTWNSIRALDFLEGLPEVDATRLAVTGASGGGTQTFILGAIDPRPAVVFPAVMVSTAMQGGCTCENASGLRVGTGNVEFAALFAPRPQGLTSANDWTLEMPAKGFPELQRLYELLGARDKVMLRHLPHFGHNYNYVSRASMYAWLNRHLGLGLPEPIVEEDFRRLTREDLTVWDELHPAPRGGDDFERDLVRWWTFDANAQLAEAAKSEAGWRAVIQPGIDITVGRTLSEVGPVAWEMTVKNERDGYVEMAGLLKAGNHGEAVPAVFLHPRGPRGITTIVPTATGKAGLYAADGTLRPEIRTMVANGETVVGLDLLYQGESLADGQPLERTRRVANPREAAAYTFGYNHTVFQQRVHDLLTALAFVRHHENAPRRIRLKAAADAGHWAACAIAVTGGTVENGGIELGDFRFARVRDLHSPDFVPGGAKFLDRWVLER, from the coding sequence ATGTCACCCCGGTTCACGGTTGTCGTCGCGTTGCTGATTGGCTGGGCGGGTCCGGCGTTGGGGATGGGGCCCCGGGCGCTGCCGGAGGGGCAGGTGATGGAGGATGTGCGGTTGGGACCGCTGCTGGATCTGGACGGCTATTTTCCGTTCCGGGTACCGGAACGGCGGGAGGAGTGGGCGGTGCGGTCGGAACGGGTGCGTCGGCAGATCCTGGTGACGCTGGGGTTGTGGCCGATGCCGACGCGGTTCGCCTTGAACCCGGTGATCCACGGGCGTCGGGACATGGGGGATTACACGGTGGAGAAGGTTTATTTCCAGAGCGCGCCGGGGTTTTACGTGACCGGGACGTTGTATCGTCCGGTGGGGAAGACGGACCGGGTGCCCGGAGTGCTGGCGCCGCATGGGCACTGGGCCAACGGTCGATTCATGGATCAGGGGCTGGCGACGGTGCGGCGGGAGATCGTGGCGGGGGCGGAGCGGTTTGAGGAAGGGGGACGGGATGTGATCCAGGCGCGGTGCGTGACGCTGGCCCGGATGGGGTGCGTGGTGTTCCAGTACGACATGCCGGGGTACGCGGACAGCCAGCAGTTGTCGATGGGGTTGACCCACGGGTTTGCGCGGCAGCGGCCGGAGATGAACGATCCGGAGCGGTGGGGGTTGTACAGTCCGCAGGCGGAGGGGCATTTCCAGAGCGTGATGGGGTTGCAGACGTGGAATTCGATCCGGGCGCTGGATTTCCTCGAGGGGTTGCCCGAGGTGGATGCGACGCGGCTGGCAGTGACGGGTGCGAGCGGGGGTGGAACGCAGACCTTCATCCTTGGGGCGATCGATCCGCGGCCGGCGGTGGTGTTTCCGGCGGTGATGGTGTCCACGGCGATGCAGGGCGGGTGCACCTGCGAGAACGCCTCGGGGTTGCGGGTGGGGACGGGCAATGTCGAGTTTGCGGCACTGTTCGCGCCGAGGCCGCAGGGACTGACCAGCGCCAACGACTGGACGCTGGAGATGCCGGCGAAGGGGTTTCCTGAATTGCAGCGCCTGTACGAATTGCTGGGGGCCAGGGACAAGGTGATGCTGCGGCACCTGCCGCATTTCGGGCACAACTACAACTACGTCAGTCGCGCCTCGATGTATGCGTGGCTCAACCGGCACCTCGGGCTGGGGTTGCCGGAGCCGATTGTCGAGGAGGATTTCCGGCGGTTGACCCGGGAGGACCTGACGGTCTGGGACGAGTTGCATCCGGCGCCACGAGGCGGGGACGATTTCGAGCGGGATCTGGTACGCTGGTGGACGTTCGACGCCAACGCTCAACTGGCCGAGGCGGCGAAGAGCGAGGCGGGATGGCGGGCGGTCATTCAGCCGGGGATCGATATCACGGTGGGCCGGACGTTGTCCGAGGTCGGGCCGGTGGCCTGGGAGATGACCGTGAAGAACGAACGGGACGGATATGTCGAGATGGCGGGACTGCTGAAGGCGGGAAACCACGGGGAGGCCGTGCCGGCGGTGTTCCTGCACCCGCGTGGGCCGCGGGGGATCACGACGATCGTGCCGACAGCGACCGGTAAGGCGGGGTTGTACGCGGCGGACGGGACGCTTCGGCCGGAGATCAGGACGATGGTGGCGAACGGAGAGACCGTGGTGGGGCTGGATTTGCTGTACCAGGGGGAATCGCTGGCCGACGGGCAGCCGCTGGAGCGGACGCGGCGGGTGGCGAATCCGCGGGAGGCGGCGGCGTACACGTTTGGATACAACCACACGGTCTTTCAGCAGCGGGTGCACGATCTGCTGACTGCCCTGGCGTTTGTGCGCCACCACGAGAACGCGCCGCGCCGGATACGGTTGAAGGCGGCGGCGGATGCCGGGCACTGGGCTGCGTGCGCGATCGCCGTGACGGGCGGGACCGTGGAAAACGGCGGGATCGAATTGGGGGATTTCCGATTTGCCCGGGTGCGCGATCTGCACAGCCCGGACTTTGTGCCGGGCGGGGCCAAATTCCTGGATCGATGGGTGCTGGAACGGTGA
- a CDS encoding DNA translocase FtsK gives MAKKARPEPPLAPRRADWIGLVLVVVSVVWLLALVSYDRLDLPNNAARPNQPAHNWIGPVGARWADLTLLLFGSASFLLPLTLLVFALGCLAEPFAFARRRWPWLLGLSLVTAAAFDLNAHLVRQWFGGDLAGGLVGDLLNRYGFRLIGYAGSMIAFFLLYLLTLLALSDFQLFDWIRDAWRERQARLEAGLDEELRLQRKAQQLEREARRLQEQMDRDRTVHSGAAAKAGVAGVGPDLRPVPEPTVRDLSVPQTKPAAKGSRPSSAGPDEPEIQVITAGEIHGYPGSPKSAEADPDPTPAEDVDDNEPSLPLPVRGRLMSPRRRLSVASAPSIGNYKLPPLSLLQSPDLTVHPTESREELIANARLMQQTLAQFGIEVALGDITKGPTITRYELHPAPGVKLERITNLTNNIAAALRAERIHILAPVPGKSSVGIEVPNSVKTKVIMRDLLESEAWARSKCRVPLALGKDVYGQPMIADLADMPHLLIAGSTGSGKSVCINCIIASLLYRFPPDQLRFVMIDPKVVELQQYNVLPHLVVPVVTDPKKVVLALRWVVNEMEKRYQIFAKVGVRNIKAFNDRPKAPPPPPPPETPARDKVESSSEGFAVELDQAMVTNQDEDIVIPDKLSYIVVIIDELADLMLVAPADVEMAIARITQMARAAGIHCIVATQRPSVDVITGVIKANIPARIAFQVASKVDSRTILDQMGADKLLGKGDMLYLPPGSGRLIRAQGALVTDEEIQSLVDFIAQQGKPSYELDIHQQLQKSVRDLDDDASEEDEELIEDSIEIIRSEGKASTSLLQRRLKIGYGRAARMMDVLEERGIIGPARGAEPREILIDLDGRGHDGGKQQLV, from the coding sequence ATGGCAAAGAAGGCCCGTCCGGAGCCCCCGCTGGCCCCACGCCGAGCCGACTGGATCGGTCTCGTCCTGGTGGTCGTATCCGTGGTCTGGCTGCTCGCGCTGGTATCCTACGACCGGCTCGACCTGCCCAACAACGCCGCCCGTCCGAACCAACCCGCCCACAATTGGATCGGCCCCGTCGGGGCGCGCTGGGCCGACCTCACCCTGCTCCTGTTCGGCTCGGCCTCGTTCCTCCTCCCCCTCACCCTCCTCGTCTTTGCCCTCGGCTGCCTCGCCGAGCCCTTCGCCTTCGCCCGCCGCCGCTGGCCCTGGCTCCTCGGTCTCTCCCTCGTCACCGCCGCCGCCTTCGACCTCAATGCCCATCTCGTCCGCCAATGGTTCGGCGGGGACCTTGCCGGCGGACTCGTCGGCGATCTCCTCAACCGCTACGGCTTCCGCCTGATCGGCTACGCGGGCTCGATGATCGCCTTCTTCCTCCTCTACCTCCTTACCCTCCTCGCCCTCTCCGACTTCCAGCTCTTCGACTGGATCCGCGACGCGTGGCGCGAACGCCAGGCCCGCCTCGAAGCCGGTCTCGATGAGGAACTCCGCCTCCAGCGCAAGGCCCAGCAACTCGAACGCGAAGCCCGCCGCCTCCAGGAACAGATGGACCGCGATCGCACCGTCCACTCCGGCGCCGCCGCCAAAGCAGGTGTCGCCGGGGTCGGACCCGACCTCCGCCCCGTCCCTGAACCCACCGTCCGCGACCTCAGCGTGCCCCAGACCAAGCCCGCCGCGAAAGGTTCCCGCCCCTCGTCGGCCGGTCCCGACGAACCCGAAATCCAGGTCATCACCGCCGGCGAAATCCACGGCTACCCCGGCTCCCCGAAATCCGCCGAAGCCGATCCCGATCCCACCCCCGCCGAAGACGTGGACGACAATGAACCCTCCCTCCCCCTTCCCGTCCGCGGCCGCCTGATGTCCCCCCGTCGCCGCCTCTCCGTCGCCTCCGCCCCCAGCATTGGCAATTACAAGCTCCCCCCCCTCTCCCTCCTCCAATCCCCCGACCTCACGGTCCATCCGACCGAATCCAGGGAGGAACTCATCGCCAACGCCCGCCTCATGCAACAAACCCTCGCCCAGTTCGGCATCGAGGTGGCCCTGGGCGACATCACCAAAGGCCCCACCATCACCCGTTACGAACTCCACCCCGCCCCGGGCGTGAAACTCGAACGGATCACCAACCTCACCAACAACATCGCCGCCGCCCTCCGCGCCGAACGCATCCACATCCTCGCCCCCGTCCCCGGCAAAAGCTCCGTCGGCATCGAGGTCCCCAATTCGGTCAAGACCAAGGTCATCATGCGCGACCTCCTCGAATCCGAAGCCTGGGCCCGCTCCAAATGCCGCGTCCCCCTCGCCCTCGGCAAGGACGTCTATGGCCAGCCCATGATCGCCGACCTCGCCGACATGCCCCACCTCCTCATCGCCGGCAGCACCGGCTCGGGCAAGTCCGTCTGCATCAACTGCATCATCGCCTCCCTCCTCTACCGCTTCCCCCCGGACCAGCTCCGTTTCGTCATGATCGACCCCAAGGTGGTCGAACTCCAGCAGTACAACGTCCTCCCCCACCTCGTCGTCCCCGTCGTCACCGACCCCAAGAAGGTCGTCCTCGCCCTCCGCTGGGTCGTCAACGAAATGGAGAAACGCTACCAGATCTTTGCCAAGGTCGGCGTCCGCAATATCAAGGCCTTCAACGACCGCCCAAAAGCCCCACCCCCGCCACCCCCCCCCGAAACGCCCGCCCGCGACAAGGTCGAGTCCAGCTCCGAAGGCTTCGCCGTCGAACTCGACCAGGCCATGGTCACCAACCAGGACGAAGACATCGTCATCCCCGACAAGCTCAGCTACATCGTCGTCATCATCGACGAACTCGCCGACCTCATGCTCGTCGCCCCTGCCGATGTCGAAATGGCCATCGCCCGCATCACCCAGATGGCCCGCGCCGCCGGCATCCACTGCATCGTCGCCACCCAGCGCCCCTCCGTCGATGTCATCACCGGCGTCATCAAGGCCAACATCCCCGCCCGCATCGCCTTCCAGGTCGCCAGCAAGGTCGATTCCCGCACCATCCTCGACCAGATGGGCGCCGATAAACTCCTCGGCAAGGGCGACATGCTCTATCTCCCCCCGGGCTCCGGCCGCCTCATCCGTGCCCAGGGCGCCCTGGTCACCGATGAGGAAATCCAGTCCCTCGTCGATTTCATCGCCCAGCAGGGCAAGCCCAGCTACGAACTCGACATCCACCAGCAGCTCCAGAAATCCGTCCGCGACCTCGACGACGACGCCAGCGAAGAGGACGAGGAACTCATCGAAGACTCCATCGAGATCATCCGCAGCGAAGGAAAGGCCAGCACCTCCCTCCTCCAGCGCCGCCTCAAAATCGGTTACGGCCGCGCCGCCCGCATGATGGATGTCCTCGAAGAACGCGGCATCATCGGCCCCGCCCGCGGCGCCGAACCGCGCGAAATCCTCATCGACCTCGATGGCCGCGGCCACGACGGCGGCAAACAGCAACTCGTCTAA
- a CDS encoding DUF72 domain-containing protein, with the protein MSSPAFDRDRLRHLARAAARHGVFVGTSSWKYPGWIGQLYTRDRYLYRGAFSETRFERDCLTEYAEVFSTVSVDATYYRFPDERLLNSLLAAVPAGFRFTFKVTDTITVRTYPRLPRYGDRAGQPNPHFLDADRFAADFLAPCAILGEHAGVLIFEFSRFHPSDFARGRDFVAALDTFLARLPAGWRYGVEIRNRNLLHADYFATLARHGAAHVFTSWEAMPPLADQLAHPGAFSSASFTAARLLLKPGRAYADAVRRFAPYDRLIEPYPEGRTAAVSLLISRQTHPVQPPRPVHLFVNNRFEGNALLTLDSLLAAAFSNALPDQGDPPVG; encoded by the coding sequence GTGTCCTCCCCCGCCTTCGACCGGGACCGCCTTCGGCACCTCGCCAGGGCTGCCGCCCGCCATGGCGTCTTCGTGGGAACCTCGTCCTGGAAGTATCCCGGCTGGATCGGCCAGCTCTACACCCGCGACCGTTACCTTTACCGCGGCGCCTTCTCCGAAACGCGCTTCGAACGCGACTGCCTCACCGAATACGCCGAGGTGTTCTCCACCGTCAGCGTGGACGCCACCTACTACCGGTTCCCCGACGAACGTCTCCTCAACAGCCTCCTGGCCGCCGTCCCCGCCGGGTTCCGGTTCACCTTCAAAGTCACCGACACCATCACCGTCCGCACCTACCCACGCCTGCCCCGCTACGGCGACAGGGCTGGTCAACCCAATCCCCATTTCCTCGACGCCGACCGCTTTGCTGCCGATTTCCTCGCCCCCTGCGCCATCCTGGGCGAACACGCCGGCGTCCTGATCTTCGAGTTCTCCCGATTTCACCCCTCCGACTTCGCGCGCGGACGCGACTTCGTGGCTGCCCTCGACACCTTCCTCGCCCGACTCCCCGCCGGCTGGCGTTACGGCGTGGAAATCCGCAACCGCAACCTCCTGCACGCCGATTACTTCGCCACCCTGGCCCGGCACGGAGCGGCCCATGTCTTCACCAGTTGGGAAGCCATGCCTCCCCTTGCCGATCAACTCGCCCACCCCGGCGCCTTCAGCAGCGCTTCCTTCACCGCCGCCCGGCTCCTCCTCAAACCCGGACGCGCCTACGCCGACGCCGTGCGTCGATTCGCACCCTACGATCGCCTGATCGAACCCTACCCCGAAGGTCGCACCGCCGCCGTCTCCCTCCTCATCTCCAGACAGACGCACCCGGTCCAACCACCCCGCCCGGTCCATCTCTTCGTCAACAACCGCTTCGAGGGCAACGCCCTCCTCACCCTCGACTCCCTCCTCGCCGCCGCCTTCTCCAACGCCCTCCCCGATCAGGGCGACCCGCCGGTCGGGTAA